From Triticum urartu cultivar G1812 chromosome 2, Tu2.1, whole genome shotgun sequence, a single genomic window includes:
- the LOC125535840 gene encoding protein DETOXIFICATION 39-like — protein sequence MDGDGGSAPSGKVGCPACDGDDGYCGSNAPFGSVAGRPFADRRRVEGPPNEGVAVGCGWQALVAYINIGCYYFIGVPLGALLGFKFDYGIKGLWGGMIGGTLIQTIILLWITFRTDWEKEVEEARRRLDKWDDAKQPLLANVQR from the exons ATGGACGGCGACGGTGGCAGTGCCCCATCCGGCAAGGTGGGCTGTCCTGCTTGTGATGGTGACGACGGCTACTGCGGATCCAACGCCCCGTTTGGATCCGTCGCGGGGAGGCCTTTCGCCGACCGGCGGCGCGTGGAGGGACCG CCCAATGAAGGTGTTGCTGTTGGCTGTGGGTGGCAAGCATTGGTAGCATACATCAACATTGGATGCTATTACTTCATCGGCGTACCCCTTGGCGCGCTCCTGGGCTTCAAGTTTGACTATGGAATCAAG GGGTTGTGGGGAGGCATGATTGGAGGCACGCTCATCCAAACAATTATCCTATTGTGGATCACATTCAGAACTGATTGGGAAAAGGAG GTCGAGGAGGCGAGGAGAAGACTGGACAAGTGGGACGACGCAAAGCAGCCGCTTCTCGCTAACGTGCAGCGATGA
- the LOC125541433 gene encoding uncharacterized protein LOC125541433: MPASRYQHRRSSYTKSSLLPPRWLVSAAPSFPKMLMLRAAPMSYAKVDKVDAEEARHWKAQFLIHKALETGPTRRPPPAAPFARAGGCRVVRAVRIGIRLKRLRIAVRSFRLRVCRSVLKHLKNLRRLGSPRS; this comes from the coding sequence ATGCCAGCTTCCAGATACCAGCACAGAAGAAGCTCATACACAAAatcctctcttcttcctcctcgttgGCTCGTCTCTGCAGCGCCATCATTCCCCAAGATGTTGATGCTAAGGGCAGCGCCGATGTCCTACGCCAAGGTGGACAAGGTGGACGCCGAGGAGGCGCGGCACTGGAAGGCGCAGTTCCTGATCCACAAGGCGCTCGAGACGGGGCCGACTAGGCGGCCGCCGCCGGCGGCGCCATTTGCGAGGGCTGGCGGCTGCAGGGTCGTCAGGGCGGTGAGGATCGGCATCCGGCTCAAGAGGCTCAGGATCGCCGTCCGGAGCTTCAGGCTGCGCGTCTGCCGGAGCGTCCTCAAGCACCTCAAGAATCTCAGGAGGCTCGGGTCTCCTCGTTCTTGA